Proteins encoded in a region of the Streptomyces sp. NBC_00258 genome:
- a CDS encoding SDR family oxidoreductase → MSSPDPQVRAARNPSTNPAVRGPVVAITGAAAGIGAMLTERLAASDEIKQVIAIDERRGECAAAQWHILDVRDPAIAEKLRGADVVVHLALDLDLETDPAARTAYNVRGTQTVLTAAAAAGVHRVVLCTSAMVYGALPDNELPLSEDAELQATAEATGVGDLLEVERLARRAPRAHPGLNVTVVRPAVLVGGTDTALTRYFESPRLLVVAGSRPAWQFCHVEDLCAALEYAVLEKVEGELAVGCDGWLEQEEVEELSGIRRMELPSAVALGAAARLHRIGLTPSPAGDLAYTMYPWVVSGSRLHDAGWRPQWTNEEVLAELLEEVAGRHTLAGRRLGRKDATAAGAAGATVALLGTAALVRRARKARRRI, encoded by the coding sequence GTGAGTTCCCCAGATCCACAGGTTCGCGCAGCGCGAAACCCTTCAACCAATCCGGCCGTACGCGGCCCCGTAGTCGCGATCACCGGCGCCGCGGCCGGAATCGGCGCGATGCTCACCGAGCGGCTCGCCGCCAGCGACGAGATCAAGCAGGTCATCGCCATCGACGAGCGGCGCGGTGAGTGCGCGGCCGCGCAGTGGCACATCCTGGACGTCCGGGATCCGGCGATCGCCGAGAAGCTGCGCGGCGCGGACGTCGTGGTGCACCTCGCGCTCGATCTCGACCTGGAGACGGATCCGGCCGCACGTACGGCCTACAACGTGCGGGGGACACAGACCGTGCTGACGGCCGCCGCCGCGGCCGGGGTGCACCGGGTCGTGCTGTGCACCTCCGCGATGGTCTACGGAGCCCTGCCCGACAACGAACTGCCCCTCTCCGAAGACGCCGAACTGCAGGCGACCGCGGAGGCCACAGGGGTGGGGGACCTCCTGGAGGTCGAGCGGCTCGCGCGGCGGGCGCCACGCGCGCATCCCGGGCTCAACGTCACCGTCGTACGGCCTGCCGTGCTGGTCGGAGGGACCGACACGGCGCTCACCCGGTACTTCGAGTCGCCCCGGCTGCTGGTCGTCGCCGGGTCCCGGCCCGCCTGGCAGTTCTGTCATGTCGAGGATCTGTGCGCGGCCCTGGAGTACGCCGTTCTGGAGAAGGTCGAAGGAGAGCTGGCCGTCGGGTGCGACGGGTGGCTGGAGCAGGAGGAGGTCGAGGAGCTCAGCGGGATTCGGCGCATGGAGCTGCCGTCCGCCGTAGCGCTGGGGGCCGCGGCCCGGCTGCACCGGATCGGGCTCACGCCGTCTCCGGCGGGGGACCTCGCCTACACGATGTACCCCTGGGTGGTGAGCGGGAGCCGGCTGCACGACGCCGGGTGGCGGCCGCAGTGGACCAATGAGGAGGTTCTCGCGGAGCTTCTGGAGGAGGTTGCCGGGCGGCACACGCTGGCCGGGCGGCGGCTTGGGCGGAAGGACGCCACCGCCGCGGGGGCCGCGGGGGCGACGGTTGCGCTGTTGGGTACGGCCGCGTTGGTGCGGCGGGCTCGGAAGGCTCGGCGGCGGATCTGA
- a CDS encoding NUDIX hydrolase, with protein sequence MSLYDDAVLVLKGIEGQEELRQAYLDHLEAHPDGMWKACTAGHVTASALVIDPGHGRVLLTLHKKLRMWLQMGGHCEPGDATLEAAALREATEESGIAGLTLLPGGPVRLDRHPIPPPCHCHFDVQYAVVAEPGAVQEISDESLDLRWFPYDEVATVADDSVVRLLNATRARL encoded by the coding sequence GTGAGCCTGTACGACGACGCCGTCCTGGTCCTCAAGGGCATCGAGGGCCAGGAGGAACTGCGCCAGGCCTATCTCGACCATCTGGAGGCGCATCCGGACGGCATGTGGAAGGCCTGCACGGCCGGGCATGTCACGGCGAGTGCCCTGGTGATCGATCCCGGGCACGGCAGGGTGCTGCTGACGCTTCACAAAAAGCTGCGGATGTGGCTCCAGATGGGTGGTCACTGCGAGCCCGGGGACGCCACGCTGGAGGCCGCGGCCCTGCGCGAGGCCACGGAGGAGTCGGGTATCGCGGGCCTGACCCTGCTCCCGGGCGGGCCCGTACGCCTGGACCGGCATCCCATCCCGCCGCCCTGCCACTGCCACTTCGACGTGCAGTACGCGGTCGTGGCCGAGCCGGGCGCGGTCCAGGAGATCAGCGACGAATCCCTCGACCTGCGCTGGTTCCCGTACGACGAGGTGGCGACGGTGGCGGACGACTCGGTCGTACGCCTGCTGAATGCAACACGAGCAAGGCTCTGA
- a CDS encoding zinc-dependent metalloprotease, with product MSDTPFGFGLPPEEPDDGDEGKKKDQQSGGGQGPANPFGFGPGGPGGDNPLAAMFGSLNPNDLGAAFQQLGQMLSYEGGPVNWDMAKQIARQTVSQGTPDGTKDASIGPAERTQVDEAVRLADLWLDDATSLPSGAGSAVAWSRAEWVEATLPVWKELVDPVAERVGAAMGDVLPEEMQAMAGPLLGMMRSMGGAMFGTQIGQAVGVLAGEVVGSTDIGLPLGPAGKAALLPLNIESFGKDLSVPQEEVRLYLALREAAHQRLFAHVPWLRSHLFGAVEGYARGIKVDTAKLEDVVGQFDPQNPEELQQALQQGMFQPEDTPEQKAALARLETALALVEGWVDAVVHSAAKPRLSSADALRETLRRRRATGGPAEQTFATLIGLELRPRRLRDASRLWASLTDARGVDGRDGLWAHPDMLPTASDLDDPDGFVHREQLDFSELDKMLGEAASGPSEKPNLTKDAPKDDEKGEEKGDDDK from the coding sequence GTGAGTGACACCCCATTCGGATTCGGCCTTCCGCCGGAGGAGCCGGACGACGGCGACGAGGGCAAGAAGAAGGACCAGCAGAGCGGTGGTGGTCAGGGACCTGCCAACCCGTTCGGTTTCGGGCCCGGCGGACCGGGGGGCGACAACCCGCTCGCAGCCATGTTCGGTTCGCTGAACCCCAACGACCTGGGCGCCGCGTTCCAGCAGCTCGGCCAGATGCTCTCGTACGAGGGCGGGCCGGTGAACTGGGACATGGCCAAGCAGATCGCCCGCCAGACGGTGTCCCAGGGCACTCCCGACGGCACCAAGGACGCGAGCATCGGCCCCGCCGAGCGCACCCAGGTCGACGAGGCGGTGCGCCTGGCCGACCTGTGGCTGGACGACGCGACGTCGCTGCCGTCCGGCGCCGGTTCCGCGGTGGCCTGGAGCCGCGCGGAGTGGGTCGAGGCGACCCTTCCGGTGTGGAAGGAGCTCGTCGACCCGGTCGCCGAGCGGGTCGGCGCGGCCATGGGCGACGTACTGCCCGAGGAGATGCAGGCCATGGCGGGCCCGCTCCTGGGGATGATGCGTTCCATGGGCGGCGCCATGTTCGGCACGCAGATCGGGCAGGCCGTCGGCGTGCTCGCGGGCGAGGTCGTCGGCTCGACCGACATCGGCCTGCCGCTCGGCCCGGCCGGCAAGGCCGCGCTGCTGCCGCTGAACATCGAGTCGTTCGGCAAGGACCTGAGCGTCCCGCAGGAGGAGGTGCGGCTCTACCTCGCCCTGCGCGAGGCCGCCCACCAGCGGCTCTTCGCCCACGTGCCGTGGCTGCGCTCGCACCTGTTCGGCGCGGTCGAGGGGTACGCGCGCGGGATCAAGGTCGACACGGCGAAGCTGGAGGACGTGGTCGGCCAGTTCGACCCGCAGAACCCGGAGGAGCTGCAGCAGGCACTCCAGCAGGGCATGTTCCAGCCGGAGGACACGCCCGAGCAGAAGGCCGCCCTGGCCCGCCTGGAAACCGCGCTCGCGCTCGTCGAGGGCTGGGTGGACGCGGTGGTCCACTCTGCCGCGAAGCCGCGTCTGTCGTCCGCCGACGCGCTGCGGGAGACGCTGCGCCGCCGCCGTGCGACGGGCGGCCCCGCCGAGCAGACCTTCGCCACGCTGATCGGCCTGGAGCTGCGCCCGCGCCGCCTGCGGGACGCCTCGCGCCTGTGGGCCTCGCTCACGGACGCGCGCGGTGTCGACGGCCGTGACGGCCTGTGGGCGCACCCGGACATGCTGCCGACCGCCTCCGACCTGGACGACCCGGACGGCTTCGTGCACCGCGAGCAGCTGGACTTCTCCGAGCTCGACAAGATGCTCGGCGAGGCCGCGAGCGGTCCCTCCGAGAAGCCGAACCTCACGAAGGACGCGCCCAAGGACGACGAAAAGGGCGAGGAAAAGGGCGACGACGACAAGTGA
- a CDS encoding ABC1 kinase family protein, which translates to MSDLPRKAVTRTAKLAALPLGFAGRATWGLGKRIGGKSAELVGRELQQRTAEQLFKVLGELKGGAMKFGQAMSVFESALPEEVAGPYRAALTKLQEAAPPMPTRTVHSVLAERLGEDWHDLFLEFEDKPAAAASIGQVHRAVWHDGREVAVKVQYPGAGEALLSDLNQLSRFARLLGPLIPGMDIKPLIAELRDRVSEELDYALEAQAQRAHAEEFADDPDVLVPAVVHQCEQVLVTEWIDGIPLSEVITDGTQEQRDRAGQLLARFLFSGPSRTGLLHADPHPGNFRLLPNDPEEAEDTESSGGKSGWRLGVLDFGTVDRLPGGLPPTIGDSLRMTLDGDAEAVYDLLREEGFVKESIELDPDAVLDYLLPIIEPAQADEFTFTRGWMRSQAARIADPRSPAHQLGKKLNLPPAYLLIHRVTLSTIGVLCQLGATVRLRDELEEWLPGFVLDDDQTLAEGESAAEA; encoded by the coding sequence ATGTCTGATCTTCCCCGGAAGGCGGTCACCCGAACCGCCAAGCTCGCCGCACTACCGCTCGGCTTCGCCGGGCGGGCGACCTGGGGACTCGGCAAACGAATCGGCGGCAAATCCGCCGAACTCGTGGGTCGCGAGCTGCAACAGCGCACGGCGGAGCAGCTTTTCAAGGTGCTCGGCGAGCTCAAGGGCGGAGCCATGAAGTTCGGACAGGCCATGTCCGTCTTCGAATCGGCGCTGCCCGAGGAGGTCGCGGGCCCCTACCGAGCGGCGCTGACGAAACTCCAGGAAGCGGCCCCGCCGATGCCGACCCGCACGGTGCACTCCGTGCTGGCGGAGCGGCTCGGCGAGGACTGGCACGACCTGTTCCTGGAGTTCGAGGACAAGCCCGCCGCGGCGGCCTCGATCGGCCAGGTGCACCGGGCGGTGTGGCACGACGGCCGGGAGGTCGCGGTCAAGGTGCAGTACCCCGGAGCCGGCGAAGCCCTGCTGTCCGACCTGAACCAACTGAGCCGTTTTGCCCGCCTCCTGGGACCGTTGATACCCGGCATGGACATCAAGCCGCTCATCGCGGAGCTGCGCGACCGGGTGTCCGAAGAGCTCGACTACGCCTTGGAGGCACAGGCACAGCGGGCGCACGCGGAGGAGTTCGCGGACGACCCGGATGTGCTGGTGCCGGCCGTGGTCCACCAGTGCGAGCAGGTCCTGGTGACGGAGTGGATCGACGGGATCCCCCTGTCCGAGGTGATCACCGACGGTACGCAGGAGCAGCGCGACCGGGCAGGCCAGCTCCTTGCCCGCTTCCTCTTCTCCGGCCCGTCCCGCACCGGCCTGCTCCACGCCGACCCGCACCCGGGCAATTTCCGTCTCCTGCCGAACGACCCCGAAGAGGCCGAAGACACCGAGAGCTCCGGCGGCAAGAGCGGCTGGCGCCTCGGCGTCCTGGACTTCGGCACGGTGGACCGTCTGCCGGGCGGCCTGCCCCCGACGATCGGCGACTCGCTCCGTATGACCCTCGACGGCGATGCCGAGGCGGTCTACGACCTGCTCCGCGAGGAGGGCTTCGTCAAGGAGTCCATAGAACTCGACCCGGATGCCGTACTGGACTACCTGCTCCCCATCATCGAGCCGGCCCAGGCCGACGAGTTCACCTTCACCCGCGGCTGGATGCGCAGCCAGGCGGCCCGCATCGCCGACCCTCGCTCCCCCGCACACCAACTCGGCAAAAAGCTCAACCTGCCCCCGGCGTACCTGCTGATACACCGGGTGACTTTGAGCACCATCGGTGTGCTGTGCCAACTCGGAGCGACGGTACGACTGCGGGACGAACTGGAGGAGTGGCTGCCAGGGTTCGTGCTGGACGACGACCAGACACTGGCGGAGGGGGAATCAGCGGCTGAGGCGTGA
- a CDS encoding WhiB family transcriptional regulator — MQLEAHAPSVPPSETISPPGLTEDSTLTPLTALTALDDAIENLGVPVPCRSYDPEVFFAESPADVEYAKSLCRTCPLIEACLAGAKERREPWGVWGGELFVQGVVVARKRPRGRPRKNPVAA; from the coding sequence GTGCAACTCGAAGCGCACGCCCCGTCCGTACCGCCTTCCGAAACGATCTCCCCGCCCGGCCTCACGGAGGACTCCACCTTGACCCCGCTCACTGCGCTCACCGCGCTCGACGACGCCATCGAGAACCTCGGCGTACCCGTCCCCTGCCGCTCCTACGACCCGGAGGTCTTCTTCGCCGAGTCGCCGGCCGATGTCGAGTACGCCAAGTCCCTCTGCCGCACCTGCCCGCTGATCGAGGCCTGCCTCGCCGGCGCCAAGGAGCGGCGTGAGCCCTGGGGCGTCTGGGGCGGCGAGCTCTTCGTCCAGGGTGTCGTTGTCGCCCGGAAGCGGCCGCGTGGCCGCCCGCGCAAGAACCCGGTTGCGGCATGA
- a CDS encoding AIM24 family protein translates to MQSPLFAYNDQQSQERYSLQNKQMLRVVLEGHDDMLARKGTMVAYQGLVEFDAEYQNSGQQRSRAHTGEGLDLMRCHGQGTVYLANLAQHIHVVDVDQDGLTVDSSYVLAMDSSLHHDVIAVDSQYGISGSGKYQLNITGRGKVALMTSGMPLMLQVTPDRYVNCDADAIVAWSTSLRVQMQAQTHSSGVFRRRGNTGEGWELSFMGQGYALVQPSEMLPPQNAAIGSGVAAQYGMGQQGARGQNQGNAWS, encoded by the coding sequence ATGCAGAGCCCGCTTTTCGCCTACAACGACCAGCAGTCCCAGGAGCGCTACAGCCTGCAGAACAAGCAGATGCTGCGCGTGGTCCTGGAGGGCCACGACGACATGCTGGCCCGCAAGGGCACCATGGTCGCGTACCAGGGTCTTGTGGAGTTCGACGCCGAGTACCAGAACTCCGGTCAGCAGCGTTCGCGCGCGCACACCGGAGAGGGCCTCGACCTGATGCGCTGCCACGGGCAGGGCACCGTCTACCTGGCCAACCTCGCCCAGCACATCCATGTGGTGGACGTGGACCAGGACGGCCTCACCGTCGACAGCAGCTACGTCCTCGCGATGGACTCCTCGCTGCACCACGACGTGATCGCCGTGGACAGCCAGTACGGGATCTCCGGCTCCGGCAAGTACCAGCTCAACATCACCGGGCGCGGCAAGGTCGCCCTGATGACGTCGGGCATGCCGCTGATGCTTCAGGTCACGCCGGACCGGTACGTCAACTGCGACGCCGACGCGATCGTGGCCTGGTCCACGAGTCTGCGCGTACAGATGCAGGCCCAGACCCACTCCTCCGGCGTGTTCCGGCGCCGCGGCAACACCGGTGAGGGCTGGGAACTCAGCTTCATGGGCCAGGGGTACGCGCTCGTTCAGCCCAGCGAGATGCTGCCGCCGCAGAACGCGGCGATCGGGTCGGGTGTCGCCGCGCAGTACGGGATGGGACAGCAGGGGGCCCGGGGGCAGAACCAGGGCAACGCCTGGAGTTAG
- a CDS encoding M48 metallopeptidase family protein — translation MPADPLHRAGNPQRSTTSQPPSGSGASAIEVRRSARRRRTVSAYREGDRTVVLIPARMSEAEEQRWVSVMLDKLAAQENKRVLGDTELSERAARLSDLYFDGRARPTSVRWVTNQNTRWGSCTPAEGSIRLSHRLQGMPEYVVDYVLVHELAHLLVPGHGPDFWRLLEAYPRTERARGYLEGVVAADRLPHLPVARGE, via the coding sequence GTGCCCGCCGACCCACTGCACCGCGCCGGAAACCCACAGCGCAGCACGACGAGCCAGCCGCCAAGCGGCTCGGGGGCGAGCGCGATCGAGGTCCGCAGGAGCGCGCGACGGCGCAGAACGGTCTCCGCGTACCGTGAAGGCGATCGCACCGTCGTGCTCATTCCCGCCCGGATGTCCGAGGCGGAGGAGCAGCGCTGGGTGAGCGTCATGCTCGACAAGCTGGCCGCCCAGGAGAACAAGCGGGTGCTCGGCGACACGGAGCTGTCCGAGCGGGCCGCGCGGCTCTCCGATCTGTACTTCGACGGCCGGGCCAGGCCCACTTCGGTCCGCTGGGTCACCAATCAGAACACCCGCTGGGGTTCGTGCACCCCTGCCGAGGGCAGTATCCGTCTTTCGCACCGGCTGCAGGGCATGCCCGAGTACGTCGTCGACTACGTCCTCGTCCATGAACTCGCGCATCTGCTTGTGCCCGGCCACGGCCCCGACTTCTGGCGGCTTCTGGAGGCCTATCCGCGGACCGAGCGGGCCCGCGGCTACCTCGAAGGAGTGGTCGCCGCCGACCGGCTGCCGCACCTGCCCGTCGCTCGCGGCGAGTGA
- a CDS encoding TerD family protein yields MAREFQSGHKAKISDLTAGTDLYVGVQITGPGLSFDISCFGLDANEQLSDDRFFVFFNQPKTPEESIQLLGAQAGDTESFRVTLDRIPPQIQKLSFTATIDGAGQMSQVAPGYLRIVAGGEEVARYSFNGGEFSTERAVMLGDFYLKDVWRFAAVGQGFDGGLDALLKNFGGEVAEEEPAAPAPQAATPSFAPPAQSAAPPAFGAPAGPAVPAPAPAPQPAAQGFAPPQGATPPPAPAPSVHAAPTIIAPMTPPGGAPVPPPAPAPAPYGQPGQQQPPYGQAPGQTAPLPPGYGQPQAPQAPQAPAPPPGYGQPTPPPGYGQQPPFGQVPGQPGAPGAPASYGVPQGAPQGGAGVTAALQVYKETPTGQRWTQQNKKMVRVDLGMGGDQAVLARQGSMVLYQGKVDFSYKGAGFSGRIVGNATGQEMQLMRCSGRGQVFLAESGAMLHPIELQGDAVCVSAENVLAFDETLQYEVRRVEGHGIPGGALFTMQFQGTGTVVVKTRGVPVVLPVTPTTFADCNAVVAWSAASQVIVSSQVRMRRNAYPGDTGESVNLQFRGAPGNFIVVQPYEV; encoded by the coding sequence ATGGCCAGGGAATTCCAAAGCGGCCACAAGGCCAAGATCAGTGACCTCACCGCGGGCACCGATCTGTACGTAGGTGTGCAGATCACCGGCCCCGGACTTTCCTTCGACATCAGCTGCTTCGGTCTGGACGCCAACGAACAGCTTTCGGACGACCGGTTCTTCGTCTTCTTCAACCAGCCGAAGACTCCCGAAGAGTCCATCCAGCTTCTCGGCGCGCAGGCGGGCGACACGGAGTCCTTCCGCGTCACGCTCGACAGGATCCCGCCGCAGATCCAGAAGCTGTCCTTCACGGCGACGATCGACGGCGCCGGACAGATGTCGCAGGTCGCCCCCGGGTACCTCCGCATCGTCGCGGGCGGCGAGGAGGTGGCCCGCTACTCGTTCAACGGTGGCGAGTTCTCCACCGAGCGCGCCGTGATGCTGGGCGACTTCTATCTCAAGGACGTATGGCGGTTCGCCGCGGTCGGACAGGGCTTCGACGGCGGGCTCGACGCGCTGCTGAAGAACTTCGGCGGCGAGGTCGCCGAGGAAGAGCCAGCAGCCCCGGCACCGCAGGCCGCCACGCCGTCGTTCGCGCCGCCGGCCCAGTCCGCCGCACCGCCCGCGTTCGGCGCCCCGGCGGGCCCCGCCGTGCCGGCTCCAGCGCCGGCTCCGCAGCCTGCCGCCCAGGGTTTCGCACCGCCCCAGGGAGCCACGCCACCGCCGGCCCCCGCGCCTTCAGTGCACGCGGCGCCGACCATCATCGCGCCTATGACCCCGCCCGGCGGCGCCCCGGTACCGCCTCCGGCTCCCGCCCCGGCGCCCTACGGGCAGCCGGGCCAGCAGCAGCCTCCGTACGGCCAGGCCCCCGGCCAGACCGCACCCCTGCCACCCGGCTACGGACAGCCCCAGGCACCTCAGGCGCCCCAGGCGCCCGCTCCGCCCCCGGGCTACGGCCAGCCGACCCCGCCTCCCGGCTACGGTCAGCAGCCGCCGTTCGGTCAGGTGCCCGGTCAGCCCGGCGCGCCGGGTGCGCCCGCCTCCTACGGAGTGCCGCAGGGCGCTCCCCAGGGAGGCGCCGGTGTCACCGCGGCGCTGCAGGTGTACAAGGAGACGCCCACCGGGCAGCGCTGGACGCAGCAGAACAAGAAGATGGTCCGTGTCGACCTCGGCATGGGCGGCGACCAGGCCGTACTGGCCCGCCAGGGCAGCATGGTGCTCTACCAGGGCAAGGTCGACTTCAGCTACAAGGGCGCCGGGTTCTCCGGGCGGATCGTGGGCAACGCGACCGGCCAGGAGATGCAGCTCATGCGCTGTTCGGGCCGCGGTCAGGTCTTCCTCGCGGAGAGCGGCGCCATGCTGCACCCCATCGAGCTGCAGGGTGACGCTGTCTGCGTCTCCGCGGAGAACGTCCTCGCCTTCGACGAGACGCTCCAGTACGAGGTGCGCCGCGTCGAAGGACACGGCATCCCCGGCGGAGCGCTGTTCACGATGCAGTTCCAGGGGACCGGCACGGTCGTCGTGAAGACGCGCGGGGTGCCCGTCGTCCTGCCCGTGACGCCGACGACGTTCGCCGACTGCAACGCCGTCGTCGCCTGGTCCGCCGCCTCGCAGGTGATCGTTTCCAGCCAGGTGCGGATGCGCCGCAACGCCTACCCGGGCGACACCGGAGAGAGCGTGAACCTCCAGTTCCGCGGCGCGCCCGGCAATTTCATCGTCGTCCAGCCGTACGAGGTCTGA
- a CDS encoding TOMM precursor leader peptide-binding protein: MHPMVKPALRRGWRDLNTVQFGMAPAHAMVLGPMDTATGSLLTLFDGTRGLPLLRDEGRRMGLPDGHVDGLVERLTQAGLLDDATGGGPAADALRKKPAVLDRLRPDVASLSLVTPEPGEAMRRLAARRSLRVQVRGAGRVGVALAAALAGAGVGKVDVHDGGCVEPWDVAPGGLPAESIGERRDEAARRAVRRAAPNRPPRRGSTRPATEQEDPGLSLVIITPRDGLAVHAPDPSAAEPLIDSGTPHLYAGVVEGTGVVGPLVLPGDTACAGCLDQGRTDRDPTWPRLLAQWRSAQSRHVPACDLALTTAVAGLAAGHALAFLDGKLPSSAGARWEVSVPGFDWHARPVWEHPACRCGAAEKGKGEQTSDDEGPHETMAGQQPHAARLSGTWRAHV, encoded by the coding sequence ATGCATCCGATGGTGAAACCCGCGCTGCGGCGCGGCTGGCGGGATCTCAACACCGTGCAGTTCGGGATGGCACCCGCACACGCGATGGTGCTCGGCCCGATGGACACGGCGACGGGCAGTCTCCTGACCTTGTTCGACGGCACACGCGGACTGCCTCTGCTACGCGACGAGGGGCGCCGCATGGGTCTGCCCGACGGCCATGTCGACGGTCTCGTGGAGCGGCTCACCCAGGCCGGACTGCTCGACGACGCGACGGGCGGCGGCCCGGCCGCCGATGCTTTGCGCAAGAAACCGGCGGTCCTGGACCGACTGAGGCCCGACGTCGCATCGCTCTCCCTGGTCACTCCCGAACCGGGCGAGGCCATGCGCCGGCTGGCGGCCCGCCGCTCACTGCGCGTACAGGTGCGGGGCGCGGGCCGGGTCGGAGTCGCATTGGCCGCGGCGCTGGCGGGAGCGGGCGTGGGCAAGGTCGACGTGCACGACGGCGGCTGCGTCGAGCCGTGGGACGTGGCTCCGGGCGGGCTGCCCGCCGAATCCATCGGCGAGCGCAGGGACGAGGCCGCACGCCGTGCGGTGCGCCGTGCGGCACCGAACCGCCCGCCCCGGCGCGGCAGCACACGCCCGGCTACCGAGCAAGAAGATCCGGGCCTCTCCCTCGTGATCATCACGCCCCGGGACGGTCTCGCGGTCCACGCACCCGACCCGTCGGCCGCCGAGCCGCTGATCGACTCCGGAACACCCCATCTGTACGCCGGAGTGGTCGAAGGCACAGGAGTCGTCGGCCCGCTGGTCCTGCCCGGCGACACGGCCTGCGCGGGCTGCCTGGATCAGGGACGCACCGACCGGGACCCGACCTGGCCACGCCTGCTGGCACAGTGGCGTTCCGCCCAGTCCCGTCACGTACCGGCTTGTGATCTGGCGCTGACCACCGCGGTCGCAGGCCTGGCCGCGGGGCATGCGCTCGCCTTTCTGGACGGGAAACTGCCGTCGAGTGCGGGGGCCCGCTGGGAGGTCTCGGTGCCTGGTTTCGACTGGCACGCGAGGCCGGTGTGGGAGCATCCCGCATGCCGCTGCGGGGCCGCGGAGAAAGGTAAGGGGGAGCAGACCTCGGACGACGAAGGGCCGCACGAGACAATGGCCGGGCAACAGCCGCACGCGGCACGGCTGTCCGGTACTTGGAGGGCGCATGTCTGA
- a CDS encoding AIM24 family protein produces the protein MNQQLAGFAPAPVAARMENHGNHMLKVAMQTGNDLLARVGSMVAYEGFVQYEPNPPAVRQIAKDWMTGEGAPLMKCSGDGLLYLSDYGANVVVINLNGDAISVNATNLLAFDAHLTWGVERVKGLAKFAGQGLWNTKISGQGWVALTSRGKPIVVDCGGGEDETYVDPDALVAWSPNLKVKGKRSFKAQSLIGRGSGEAFQMAFSGQGIVVVQPSEDSTDRLRVRG, from the coding sequence ATGAACCAGCAGCTAGCGGGCTTCGCCCCGGCACCCGTTGCCGCACGCATGGAGAACCACGGCAACCACATGCTCAAGGTCGCCATGCAGACCGGAAACGACCTCCTCGCGCGCGTGGGGTCGATGGTCGCCTACGAAGGCTTCGTCCAGTACGAGCCGAATCCGCCGGCCGTGCGCCAGATCGCCAAGGACTGGATGACCGGCGAGGGCGCACCCCTGATGAAGTGCTCCGGAGACGGTCTGCTGTACCTCTCCGACTACGGGGCGAACGTCGTCGTCATCAACCTCAACGGCGACGCGATCTCCGTCAACGCCACCAACCTGCTCGCCTTCGACGCGCACCTCACCTGGGGCGTCGAGCGCGTCAAGGGGCTGGCGAAGTTCGCCGGACAGGGACTGTGGAACACCAAGATCTCCGGGCAGGGCTGGGTCGCCCTGACCTCCCGGGGCAAGCCCATCGTCGTCGACTGCGGCGGCGGCGAGGACGAGACGTACGTCGACCCGGACGCGCTCGTCGCCTGGTCCCCGAACCTCAAGGTGAAGGGCAAGCGCAGCTTCAAGGCGCAGTCCCTGATCGGGCGGGGCAGCGGCGAAGCCTTCCAGATGGCCTTCTCCGGACAGGGCATCGTCGTCGTCCAGCCCAGCGAGGACAGCACCGACCGCCTCCGGGTACGGGGCTGA
- a CDS encoding molybdenum cofactor biosynthesis protein MoaE produces MAPMNDHPGEQAAQEPIKLLAIRDTALSLDEVFRAVGDDASGGTALFVGTVRNHDGGADVDALGYSCHPSAEAEMRRVAEKVVAEYPVRALAAVHRIGDLRVGDLAVVVAVSCPHRGEAFEACRKLIDDLKHEVPIWKHQTFSDGTEEWVGAC; encoded by the coding sequence ATGGCACCCATGAATGATCATCCCGGTGAGCAGGCCGCTCAGGAGCCCATCAAGCTGCTGGCCATTCGGGACACCGCACTGTCCTTGGACGAGGTCTTCCGGGCTGTCGGGGACGATGCCTCCGGGGGGACCGCGCTGTTCGTCGGGACCGTGCGGAATCATGACGGGGGAGCCGATGTCGACGCGCTCGGGTACTCCTGCCATCCGAGTGCCGAGGCGGAGATGCGGCGGGTCGCCGAGAAGGTCGTCGCCGAGTATCCGGTGCGGGCGCTCGCCGCGGTGCACCGGATCGGTGACCTTCGGGTGGGTGACCTCGCGGTGGTCGTCGCCGTTTCCTGTCCGCATCGGGGCGAGGCCTTCGAGGCCTGCCGCAAACTGATCGACGATCTCAAGCACGAGGTCCCGATCTGGAAGCACCAGACGTTTTCCGACGGTACGGAGGAGTGGGTCGGGGCCTGTTGA